One genomic segment of Ignavibacteriota bacterium includes these proteins:
- a CDS encoding SLAC1 anion channel family protein — protein sequence MERLKNFPINFFSIILGLTGFTLALQRSETFLHNPIKVSSIILALTILIFLVILIIYFLKTVKFRSEVLKEFNHPIKLSFFPTISISFIMLSVALVKIDFTISKILWIVGTIGQLLLTLKIISIWIQHTHFEILHMNPAWFIPAVGNILVPISGVDFFSSEISWFFFSIGFFFWIILMVIFFNRIIFHHPLPERLLPTLFILIAPPAVGFISYFKISGEINDFSKILYYYALFLTLLLFFQIKMFGKIKFYFSWWAYSFPLSAITIATILMFHQTQFDFFSYLSIALLIILTFVIGIIFYKTVIAIKNKEVCVEE from the coding sequence ATGGAACGACTCAAAAATTTCCCAATCAATTTTTTCTCTATAATTTTAGGCTTAACCGGATTTACTTTAGCACTTCAAAGAAGCGAAACTTTTTTACATAATCCAATTAAAGTAAGCTCAATTATTTTAGCACTTACAATTTTAATATTTCTGGTAATTCTAATAATTTATTTTCTTAAAACTGTAAAGTTTAGATCAGAAGTTTTAAAAGAATTTAATCATCCAATTAAACTAAGTTTTTTTCCAACAATTTCTATAAGCTTCATAATGCTTAGTGTGGCATTGGTTAAAATTGATTTTACAATTTCAAAAATTCTCTGGATTGTTGGAACAATTGGACAGCTATTATTAACACTTAAAATAATTTCAATTTGGATTCAGCACACACATTTTGAAATTTTACATATGAATCCGGCTTGGTTTATACCAGCTGTTGGAAATATTTTAGTTCCTATTTCCGGTGTAGATTTTTTTTCAAGTGAAATTTCTTGGTTCTTCTTTTCAATAGGATTTTTCTTCTGGATAATTTTAATGGTGATATTTTTCAATCGAATAATATTTCATCATCCTTTGCCGGAAAGATTGCTTCCTACATTATTTATTTTAATTGCACCGCCGGCAGTTGGTTTTATCTCATATTTTAAGATAAGCGGAGAAATAAATGATTTCTCAAAAATACTTTATTACTATGCACTTTTCTTAACATTGCTGCTTTTTTTTCAAATAAAAATGTTTGGTAAAATTAAATTTTATTTTTCATGGTGGGCTTATTCATTCCCGTTATCTGCTATAACAATTGCGACAATTTTAATGTTTCACCAAACTCAATTCGATTTTTTTTCATATTTATCAATAGCTTTGTTGATAATTCTAACTTTTGTTATTGGAATAATTTTTTATAAAACAGTTATCGCAATTAAGAATAAAGAAGTTTGTGTGGAAGAATAA
- a CDS encoding geranylgeranylglyceryl/heptaprenylglyceryl phosphate synthase — MKIYKQIENIIETKGAAYFILIDPDKLPLEKSKSFIQHCENSGVDGFLIGGSLMINGNLDESIIEVKKYTNLPIIIFPGSVNQVSKFADAILFISLISGRNADHLIGKHVQAAPLIKKYNIEAISTGYILVESGQTTTAEYISGSKPIPRNKPEIAVATALAGEYLGMKLIYLEGGSGAEKSVPNEMIKFVSSQISVPVIVGGGIRTPQEAKEKVEAGAKIIITGNYFEDEDNWNLILEFAQAVHKTKK, encoded by the coding sequence ATGAAAATTTATAAGCAAATAGAAAATATAATTGAAACGAAAGGTGCAGCTTATTTTATTCTGATCGATCCGGATAAACTGCCGCTTGAAAAATCTAAATCATTTATTCAGCATTGTGAAAATTCTGGAGTTGATGGGTTTCTTATTGGCGGAAGTTTAATGATTAATGGAAATTTAGATGAATCAATAATTGAAGTAAAAAAATATACAAATCTGCCAATTATAATTTTTCCGGGAAGTGTTAACCAAGTTTCAAAATTTGCAGATGCAATTTTATTTATATCATTAATAAGTGGAAGAAATGCCGATCATCTAATTGGTAAACATGTTCAAGCCGCGCCATTGATAAAAAAATATAATATTGAAGCAATCTCTACCGGATATATTTTAGTTGAATCAGGACAAACTACAACAGCAGAATATATAAGCGGAAGCAAGCCAATCCCAAGAAACAAACCCGAAATTGCCGTTGCAACTGCACTTGCCGGAGAATATTTAGGAATGAAATTAATTTATTTAGAAGGCGGTTCGGGTGCTGAAAAATCAGTGCCAAACGAAATGATTAAATTTGTTTCCTCACAAATTTCTGTTCCGGTTATTGTTGGCGGCGGAATTAGAACTCCGCAAGAAGCAAAAGAAAAAGTTGAAGCCGGTGCAAAAATTATAATCACCGGAAACTATTTTGAAGATGAAGATAATTGGAATTTAATTCTGGAGTTTGCACAAGCCGTTCATAAAACCAAAAAATAA